The following coding sequences lie in one Helicoverpa zea isolate HzStark_Cry1AcR chromosome 2, ilHelZeax1.1, whole genome shotgun sequence genomic window:
- the LOC124636050 gene encoding uncharacterized protein LOC124636050, which yields MMEHKQEVSEPTDLAVISVQSRLLPFWREYPRMWFIQFEAVVEPQKTSDENKYRYVLGQLQPTDLQHVTDIVIKPPETKKYEAIKQRLLSVYEQSEVKNFKNLISGLELGNQKPSQLLRRMRELGGNMITEDGIKIEWMNHLPPQMRVVLSVNTDSSLDMLAAMADKMMEYSESANIAAVSSSQPDSAAVNQQIMSAQIQVLSKQLENLTIEISELRSRGRPNHRRHQRSRSRSKSTARHQHDPNRVCYYHYRFGDQARRCVSPCARRNQKKSEN from the coding sequence ATGATGGAACACAAGCAAGAAGTCAGTGAGCCTACAGACCTCGCTGTCATCTCCGTGCAGTCGCGTCTCCTTCCCTTCTGGCGTGAATATCCTCGCATGTGGTTCATCCAATTTGAAGCCGTCGTCGAGCCGCAGAAGACCAGTGACGAAAACAAATATCGTTACGTCCTGGGCCAACTACAACCGACCGACCTTCAACATGTCACAGACATCGTGATCAAGCCGCCAGAAACCAAGAAGTACGAGGCCATCAAACAACGCCTTCTCTCCGTGTACGAGCAGTCCGAGGTGAAAAACTTCAAAAACCTCATCAGCGGATTAGAGCTTGGCAACCAAAAACCGTCTCAGTTGCTACGACGTATGCGCGAACTCGGCGGCAACATGATCACCGAAGATGGCATCAAGATTGAGTGGATGAACCACCTTCCGCCGCAAATGCGAGTTGTGCTGTCTGTGAACACAGATTCATCACTCGATATGCTCGCGGCTATGGCAGACAAGATGATGGAATATTCCGAGTCGGCAAATATCGCAGCTGTCTCTTCATCTCAACCAGATTCTGCAGCGGTTAACCAACAAATCATGTCCGCGCAGATACAAGTGCTTTCTAAACAACTTGAGAATCTGACAATCGAGATCTCCGAACTTCGTAGCCGTGGAAGACCAAACCATCGTCGTCATCAGCGCTCCCGCTCAAGGTCAAAGTCTACGGCAAGGCATCAACACGATCCCAATCGAGTATGCTACTACCACTACCGATTCGGGGATCAAGCGAGACGCTGCGTGTCACCGTGCGCTAGGCGAAATCAAAAGAAGTCGGAAAACTAG